From one Nonomuraea polychroma genomic stretch:
- a CDS encoding PucR family transcriptional regulator: protein MRISDLLAIDDLRLTLLTGDPDREFSTVHITDLPEPGRYLSGGELVLTGLMWRHTPEDSRQFVAALAEAGVAALGAGAAWLGHVPDDLLAACQAAGLPLIEVPTEVSFRTLTELVVPRLSGDVRDALGRHRRLVAAIAEGADLRELFELTAAELGVTGAVLSASGGMIVGAVRDPVGLAKAYLTAPRLPAMVGGSTIFAVGRGHRAAGWILACDGDLIGRADLGYELAACVGLERSRMEEGRRVERRLAEQLIVGALGDADVAELNARLRTCGLDAAEPYAIVNATAPRPGATRGPDPATLGGQIVEELLGREVVAAAGADGAVAVVPLRGRTTAELADRLRTGVEVLAALPDSRVCAGLSGALTGATAIKGGVEEAGHARRLAEARGGGVVTSDEIYTHALLLATVPGDVRRSFAARLLSPLLDYDRRHQSELVRTLGIFLDCAGSWNACAERLHVHVNTVRYRIRRIEELTGRNLATMADRVDFFLALRDTGLPR, encoded by the coding sequence GTGCGCATCAGTGACCTGCTGGCCATCGACGATCTGCGGTTGACGCTGCTCACCGGCGACCCGGATCGCGAGTTCAGCACGGTCCACATCACCGACCTGCCCGAGCCGGGGCGCTACCTGTCGGGCGGCGAGCTGGTGCTGACCGGGCTCATGTGGCGGCACACGCCGGAGGACTCCCGCCAGTTCGTGGCCGCGCTGGCCGAGGCCGGCGTCGCCGCCCTGGGCGCGGGAGCGGCCTGGCTGGGCCACGTGCCGGACGACCTGCTGGCCGCCTGCCAGGCCGCCGGCCTGCCGCTGATCGAGGTGCCGACCGAGGTCTCCTTCCGCACGCTGACCGAGCTGGTCGTGCCCCGGCTGTCCGGCGACGTACGCGACGCGCTGGGACGCCACCGCAGGCTGGTCGCGGCCATCGCCGAGGGCGCCGACCTGCGCGAGCTGTTCGAGCTGACGGCCGCCGAGCTGGGCGTCACCGGCGCCGTCCTGTCCGCCTCTGGCGGGATGATCGTCGGCGCCGTGCGCGACCCTGTAGGGCTGGCCAAGGCCTACCTGACGGCGCCGCGGCTGCCCGCGATGGTCGGCGGCAGCACGATCTTCGCGGTCGGACGCGGGCACCGGGCCGCGGGCTGGATCCTCGCCTGCGACGGCGACCTGATCGGCCGCGCCGACCTGGGCTACGAACTGGCCGCCTGCGTCGGGCTCGAACGCAGCCGTATGGAGGAGGGCCGCCGGGTGGAGCGGCGCCTGGCCGAGCAGCTCATCGTGGGCGCGCTGGGCGACGCCGACGTGGCCGAGCTCAACGCCAGGCTGCGCACGTGCGGGCTCGACGCGGCGGAGCCGTACGCGATCGTGAACGCCACCGCGCCCCGCCCCGGCGCCACCCGCGGACCCGACCCCGCCACGCTGGGCGGCCAGATCGTCGAGGAGTTGCTCGGCCGCGAGGTCGTGGCGGCGGCCGGCGCCGACGGCGCGGTCGCCGTGGTGCCGCTACGCGGGCGCACCACCGCCGAGCTGGCGGACCGGCTACGTACGGGGGTGGAGGTGCTGGCCGCACTGCCGGACAGCCGCGTCTGCGCCGGGCTGAGCGGCGCGCTCACCGGGGCCACCGCGATCAAGGGCGGCGTGGAGGAGGCGGGGCATGCCAGGCGGCTGGCCGAGGCCCGCGGTGGCGGGGTGGTGACCAGCGACGAGATCTACACGCACGCGCTGCTGCTGGCCACGGTGCCGGGCGACGTGCGCCGCTCGTTCGCGGCCCGGCTGTTGTCGCCGCTGCTCGACTACGACCGCCGGCACCAGTCGGAGCTGGTGCGCACGCTCGGCATCTTCCTCGACTGCGCCGGCTCGTGGAACGCCTGCGCCGAGCGGCTCCACGTGCACGTCAACACCGTCCGCTACCGCATCCGCAGGATCGAGGAGCTGACCGGCAGAAACCTGGCCACGATGGCCGACCGGGTCGACTTCTTCCTGGCCCTCAGAGACACGGGCCTGCCGCGGTAA
- a CDS encoding molybdopterin cofactor-binding domain-containing protein, with the protein MTETAYTTPPQTIGHGVGESARRPDAALKVSGEFAFASDLWIDGMVWGATLRSPHPSAWIRSIDVGPALKIPGVLTVLTHEDVPGAKFYGLEHKDQPVLAIDQVRYQGEPVALVAADHPETARRAAAAIVVEYEVREAVTDPRESREIVRYQPVRVGHTFEAEVVVSGEYEVGMQDQAFLGPEAGLAVPAEDGGVDLFIATQWLHVDRDQLAPCLGLPPEKVRLTLSGVGGAFGAREDLSMQVHACMLALRLNRPVKIVYGREESFFGHVHRHPARMRYEHGATRDGKLVYVKADILLDGGAYCSSSPAVVGNAASLGVGPYEVPNVHVDATGVYTNNPPCGAMRGFGAVQACYAYESQMDRLAEACGLSPVEIRVRNAVSQGSRLITGQLIDSPAPLAEMLRDLDAMPLPADAEDRDLRGLPGGVSQTTHGESVRRGVGYGVGIKNICFSEGFDDYSTSRVRAELVGGEPHVTVHTAAAEVGQGLVTIQAQIARTELGIANVTVATADTQVGSAGSSSASRQSYVTGGAVRAACQAVRERFKGLPAREALERFGPIEETREYRHRPTYPMDPRTGQGDSHTQLALCVHRAVVDVDVELGLVKVVELAAVQDVGRIMNPLALEGQIHGGTAQGLGLALMEEIQIRNGQVLNPSFTDYLIPTILDMPPMQLKILENPDPAAPYGLRGAGEPPTLSSTPAIAAAVRAATGLRLTRVPIRPEDIALSNNGEVSDGKRT; encoded by the coding sequence ATGACGGAGACGGCGTACACGACCCCGCCCCAGACGATCGGGCACGGCGTCGGCGAGAGCGCGCGGCGTCCTGACGCGGCGCTGAAGGTGAGCGGCGAGTTCGCCTTCGCCTCCGACCTGTGGATCGACGGCATGGTGTGGGGGGCGACGCTGCGCAGCCCGCATCCGTCGGCGTGGATCCGCTCGATCGACGTGGGTCCCGCGCTGAAGATCCCGGGCGTGTTGACGGTGCTGACGCACGAGGACGTGCCGGGCGCGAAGTTCTACGGGCTGGAGCACAAGGACCAGCCGGTGCTGGCCATCGACCAGGTCCGCTACCAGGGCGAGCCGGTGGCGCTGGTGGCGGCCGACCATCCGGAGACGGCCCGCAGGGCGGCCGCGGCGATCGTGGTCGAGTACGAGGTCCGCGAGGCCGTCACCGACCCTCGCGAGTCCCGGGAGATCGTGCGGTACCAGCCGGTGCGCGTGGGCCACACGTTCGAGGCCGAGGTCGTGGTCAGCGGCGAGTACGAGGTCGGCATGCAGGACCAGGCCTTCCTCGGCCCCGAGGCGGGCCTGGCGGTGCCCGCCGAGGACGGCGGTGTGGACCTGTTCATCGCCACGCAGTGGCTGCACGTGGACCGCGACCAGCTCGCCCCCTGCCTGGGCCTGCCGCCGGAGAAGGTGCGCCTGACGTTGTCCGGTGTGGGCGGCGCGTTCGGCGCCCGCGAGGACCTGTCCATGCAGGTGCACGCCTGCATGCTGGCGTTGCGCCTGAACCGGCCGGTCAAGATCGTCTACGGCCGTGAGGAGTCGTTCTTCGGCCACGTGCACCGCCACCCGGCGCGGATGCGCTACGAGCACGGCGCAACCCGCGACGGCAAGCTCGTCTACGTCAAGGCCGACATCCTGCTGGACGGCGGCGCCTACTGCTCCTCCTCCCCTGCCGTGGTCGGCAATGCTGCTTCGCTCGGCGTGGGACCGTACGAGGTGCCGAACGTGCATGTGGACGCCACCGGCGTCTACACCAACAACCCGCCGTGCGGCGCGATGCGCGGCTTCGGCGCGGTGCAGGCCTGCTACGCCTACGAGTCGCAGATGGACCGGCTGGCCGAGGCGTGCGGGTTGTCGCCGGTGGAGATCCGGGTGCGCAACGCCGTCTCGCAGGGCTCGCGGCTCATCACCGGCCAGCTGATCGATTCGCCGGCGCCGCTGGCCGAGATGTTGCGCGACCTGGACGCCATGCCGTTGCCCGCCGACGCCGAGGATCGCGACCTGCGGGGGTTGCCCGGCGGCGTCTCCCAGACGACGCATGGCGAGTCGGTGCGGCGCGGCGTCGGGTACGGCGTCGGCATCAAGAACATCTGCTTCTCCGAGGGCTTCGACGACTACTCCACGTCCCGCGTGCGCGCCGAGCTGGTGGGCGGGGAGCCGCACGTCACCGTACACACGGCCGCCGCCGAGGTGGGCCAGGGCCTGGTGACGATCCAGGCCCAGATCGCCCGCACCGAGCTCGGCATCGCCAACGTCACGGTGGCCACCGCCGACACCCAGGTCGGCTCGGCGGGCTCGTCGTCGGCCTCCCGGCAGTCGTACGTGACCGGCGGCGCGGTGCGAGCCGCCTGCCAGGCCGTGCGGGAGCGGTTCAAGGGGCTGCCGGCGCGGGAGGCCCTGGAGAGGTTCGGACCGATCGAGGAGACGCGCGAGTATCGGCACCGGCCCACGTACCCGATGGATCCGCGGACGGGGCAGGGTGACTCGCACACGCAGCTGGCGTTGTGCGTGCACCGGGCCGTCGTGGACGTGGACGTCGAGCTGGGGCTGGTCAAGGTGGTGGAGCTGGCGGCGGTGCAGGACGTGGGGCGGATCATGAACCCGCTGGCGCTGGAGGGGCAGATCCACGGCGGCACCGCGCAGGGGCTCGGGCTGGCGCTGATGGAGGAGATCCAGATACGGAACGGCCAGGTGCTGAACCCTTCGTTCACCGACTACCTCATCCCCACCATCCTCGACATGCCGCCCATGCAGCTGAAGATCCTGGAAAACCCCGACCCGGCGGCTCCGTACGGGCTGCGCGGCGCGGGCGAGCCCCCGACGCTCTCCTCCACCCCCGCCATCGCCGCGGCGGTGCGCGCGGCGACCGGGCTCCGGTTGACGCGTGTTCCGATCAGGCCGGAAGATATCGCCTTGTCCAACAACGGGGAGGTATCCGATGGCAAGCGCACGTGA
- a CDS encoding helix-turn-helix domain-containing protein, with product MTTSDLVGLRIKTVRRQRGLSQAQLAHPELSDSYVSLIESGKRTPTPAVLELLAQKLDCSLSYLINGVTAEQMEDIELALGYARLALENGEVTEARNRFAELLANANLTGLTALRQETQFGLALATEAAGDLAEATAILLKLREEELPLERRIELAMVLCRVYRESQRLSEAVEVGERMLTSNARLSWSDSLVELAATLLAAYVERGDLLRARQFAAELLNAADALGTPRSIVAANWNASAVAYATGHIEESLSFAERALAVQLENGHPRNVARMRVAYLRKRLKARPAEAESVRDALRAAVTEFEQTSTSTIDRGYVHVDLALAEYLTGDYDLAVKHATLGRDLVPKFGHAVGAEANLLLGKVYNAVGRSEEAAGHVASVRQWLTPLPDIRRSAATWYAAAESMEELGDSDGAVESYQRALACVGL from the coding sequence GTGACCACATCTGACCTGGTCGGACTCCGCATTAAGACGGTTCGGCGACAACGTGGCCTGTCACAGGCCCAGCTGGCGCATCCCGAGTTGTCGGACAGTTACGTCTCGTTGATCGAGAGTGGCAAGCGTACCCCGACCCCGGCCGTCTTGGAGCTATTGGCCCAGAAACTGGACTGCTCACTCTCCTATCTGATCAACGGCGTGACCGCCGAGCAGATGGAGGACATCGAGCTCGCCCTCGGTTACGCGCGGCTGGCGCTCGAGAACGGAGAGGTCACCGAGGCCCGCAACCGCTTCGCCGAGCTCCTGGCCAACGCCAACCTCACGGGGCTCACCGCGCTGCGCCAGGAGACCCAGTTCGGCCTGGCCCTCGCCACCGAGGCCGCGGGCGATCTCGCGGAGGCGACCGCCATCCTGCTGAAGCTCCGGGAGGAGGAGCTGCCCCTCGAACGCAGGATCGAGCTCGCCATGGTGCTCTGCCGGGTCTACCGGGAGAGCCAGCGGCTGTCCGAGGCCGTCGAGGTCGGTGAGCGGATGCTCACCAGCAACGCCCGCCTGTCCTGGTCGGACTCGCTCGTCGAGCTGGCCGCCACCCTGCTGGCCGCCTACGTGGAGCGCGGCGACCTGCTGCGCGCCCGCCAGTTCGCGGCCGAGCTGCTCAACGCCGCCGACGCGCTCGGCACGCCCCGCTCGATCGTGGCCGCCAACTGGAACGCCTCCGCCGTCGCCTACGCCACCGGCCACATCGAGGAGTCGCTGTCGTTCGCCGAGCGTGCCCTGGCCGTGCAGCTGGAGAACGGTCATCCGCGCAACGTCGCCAGGATGCGCGTGGCGTACCTGCGCAAGCGGCTCAAGGCCCGGCCTGCGGAGGCCGAGTCCGTCCGCGACGCGCTGCGTGCGGCGGTCACCGAGTTCGAGCAGACCTCGACGAGCACGATCGACCGCGGTTACGTCCACGTGGATCTGGCCCTCGCCGAATACCTGACCGGCGACTACGACCTGGCCGTCAAGCACGCCACGCTCGGCAGAGACCTGGTTCCCAAGTTCGGGCACGCGGTCGGTGCCGAGGCCAACCTGCTGCTCGGCAAGGTCTACAACGCCGTCGGCCGCTCGGAGGAGGCAGCCGGCCACGTGGCGTCCGTACGCCAGTGGCTGACGCCGCTGCCCGACATCCGGCGCTCGGCCGCCACCTGGTACGCCGCCGCCGAGAGCATGGAGGAGCTGGGCGACTCCGACGGTGCGGTGGAGTCGTACCAGAGGGCTCTGGCCTGCGTAGGGCTGTAG
- a CDS encoding EF-hand domain-containing protein, with protein sequence MASAREAAEAEFRRFDTDGDGLLTAAEIRKANEALGGQGASESEIEAFIKSADRDGDGTIGLEEFVGLVGHGRHEKA encoded by the coding sequence ATGGCAAGCGCACGTGAGGCGGCCGAGGCGGAATTCCGGCGCTTCGACACCGACGGCGACGGCCTGCTGACCGCGGCCGAGATCCGCAAGGCCAACGAGGCGCTGGGCGGGCAGGGCGCGTCCGAGAGCGAGATCGAGGCGTTCATCAAGTCCGCCGACCGCGACGGCGACGGCACGATCGGGCTCGAGGAGTTCGTCGGCCTCGTCGGCCACGGGCGGCACGAGAAGGCGTGA
- a CDS encoding copper resistance CopC family protein — MKTSPLAALTAILAALLVLGTAGPALAHDALKSSTPAKDAVVEALDEVELEFTATVRMPFVIVRGPGDTARQAGEPQVDGKVVRQAVKGPLPDGKYTIAYRVVSSDGHPIEGEIPFTVKGAKTPSPSPEPSGDGSPSAAPSATAGASAPAAEPSSPVADQASATQDDATFPVWLIIVVGGLVGIGIGFLLSARRNKP; from the coding sequence ATGAAGACATCCCCGCTCGCGGCACTCACCGCGATACTCGCCGCCCTGCTCGTTCTCGGCACCGCGGGCCCGGCGCTGGCGCACGACGCGCTCAAGAGCAGCACCCCGGCCAAGGACGCCGTGGTCGAGGCCTTGGACGAGGTCGAGCTCGAGTTCACCGCCACGGTCCGCATGCCGTTCGTCATCGTGCGCGGGCCCGGCGACACCGCGCGGCAGGCCGGCGAGCCACAGGTGGACGGCAAGGTCGTGAGGCAGGCGGTGAAGGGCCCGCTGCCCGACGGGAAATACACGATCGCCTACCGGGTCGTGTCGTCCGACGGGCACCCGATCGAGGGGGAGATCCCGTTCACGGTCAAGGGGGCGAAGACGCCGTCCCCGAGCCCCGAGCCGTCCGGTGACGGGTCTCCCAGTGCGGCGCCGTCCGCGACCGCCGGCGCGTCCGCTCCTGCCGCGGAGCCGTCGTCACCCGTGGCCGACCAGGCGTCGGCCACCCAGGACGACGCCACCTTCCCCGTATGGCTGATCATCGTGGTCGGCGGGCTCGTCGGCATCGGCATCGGCTTCCTCCTCAGCGCACGGAGAAACAAGCCATGA